Genomic window (Phragmites australis chromosome 21, lpPhrAust1.1, whole genome shotgun sequence):
ACGACGCGGCATCCACGAGGACCACGACCCATGAGAAATTACGCGCCTTGGTCTTGGGTTCATTTAATTTGAAGGCGAGGGTGCTTCGATCTATTGCATGCAGCCCGGAGGCAACGACGCCGCTGACCATCATCTATGAGGGGCGGGCGTTCATGTTCGAGAACTTCCCGACGGACAAGGCCAAGGAGCTGATACAGCTAGCCGGGTCTTGGTCTACCGCTCAGGCGCCGGAGAAGGGAGCTCCAGTTGTGCTGGAGAAGCCAGTAGCCTCTGAGCCATCGGAGGGGCTCGACCAACCACCCATTGCGAGGAAGGCGTCTGTGTAGAGGTTCCTCCAGAAGAGGAAGCACAGGTGAGGACAGAGATCGCCCACATCTGATTCAGTATCAGTTTTGTATTATCTTCTGATTTCTTTCGACATTAAAAGCTCGAAACTGTTTAGGCAGAACAGTTGATATATAACATACGTGCATGTATTTGCAGGAGTAGCACCACCAACCCATCACCGGCGCCGGaggacgccgccgccggcaaAAGATGAGCTTGCTGCCTCACGGTTCGGGATTGGTAGGGACCAGCACCACCGGTCCTTACCACATGGTGACAGCATcaccggcgccggaggacaATGTCGCCGCCAGCAAGGGTGCAAAACATGAGCTTGCTGCCTCATGGCTTGGGCTCTGAGGACATTCAGGATTTAGAGTTTAGGTTCTTGAGGAGAACATTGATGAGAATTAATGACTTACTAGAAAATAGCGCGTCTTTGGCATGCCAAATAGCCCGTCGCTAAGGTAGTAGCGTGCAATAAGtgtataatattttgaataaaaatatattatgttggATTATGTTTATTGTTTGATAAAGCTTAGTAAAAAAATAGTCACATTCTAAAACAATCAATGTAGTGGCAGATGGTCCATGAAGCATGTAAGTATGATTAGAAAACATTTTTATTTCGGAGTGTTTGGTATCACGTTGCTAGTTCCAATGTTCAATCTGCATAAATTGCAGCCATGTCATCAAGTTGAGCATGGGAGAATTTTAAGAGTGGGTATAACACTGTAATAGGGGCCATATATGCTATACTAACAAACGAAATAGCAGGCGCTCAACAACAGGAAACAAATCAAGTTCAACGCAGATCACTTATCCTCAACAGTCAACAGTTTAAGCAGGCATTGTAGAAAACATTGCACATAATATATCATCTTAAGATCATACCCACACAGATCATTTACTATGGTAGCAATATGAGCTAAATGATAGAATCAATGAAGTATGAGAAAAGTTTATTATAGATAGGCTTTCTGAAATGCCAGATAAAAAGATCAGGTGACCCAATGTCAAGGAGTTTGCTCTAACCACAGGAATGCTTTGGCTTACTCAAAGATGCATGGCTAGAGCATTATATCAGATAATAATCTTGAAACCCCAAAATTTTGGGCTATCAAAAGGTAGCAATTATACATTATAAAACAGACAGATTTCATCGTCTAATGGAACTCTTCAGATTATACATGGCTAGTAGGAAGATCAGTGTGGATGAGTATCTTAGGATCATATACCATAGAAATGACTGCCTTACTATCGCGGAACAAACTGAAGAGGCAGcagcaataaataaataaaaaatagagacTAGAGCAAGAATGCATAGCCATTCACTTGGGCAGAGTGATCTGTAGTATTTGGCAAACTTTTCGTACTCAGGAGCACCCTCCCCTTTTGCAGCTACACACCTGTTACAGAATTATAGTTAGTCACTATCAATGGTTGAAATAACACCAATAATTTCTGAAGAAGTGCGGCCATACCTATGATATTCAGTATAGTTTGTGAAGCAATGCCTCGTTTGATTTGTTATTGGGAAACGAAAATCTGCTGGAGCTGTCTCGATCTGTATATGACATATGTTCAATACTAGTGGCTATCCCACGGGTCGAGATGCATAGAAACTGAAACTTTTGTTCACTTCTGTTGCTTGTTTGTAAAATTGCACGGGCAAGCTCAGTTGTAGCACACAGCGCAAGGGAGAAGCAGTTGATGGTTATGCAGATGGTGGAGGATGGCAGGCAGAGGTGTCTATTCGAGAATCCATTGCCGGCGAACCCAACGCTGCTGGAGGCCCTGTCGGCGTGTAACCACCACGTCCACTGCAAGAAGCCCATAGATCCGGCGTCCTTCACCGAGATCTTCGGCGAGCTCCACTTCCAAGAGAAGCAGTCCGATCGAGCCGTCCTGCCGCAGCTTGCGCTGGCGCCGGTGCTTCGTCCTCCTCCGCACACGGCGTCGTGGCTCGACATCGCTGAGGCCGATAAGAGCAAGGACGACTCATCGCTGCACGCACTCCTGAGGCCCAAGCCTGCGAGCGGCGCAGGGTCCATGAAGAGGAGCGCGAGCTTCTCCATGAAGAAGAGCTCCGCATCCATGCTGCGCTGTACCAAGGGGCTCGGCTCCGAGAGCACCGTGGACGCCGATGACATGATCAAGGACGGCGCTGGCACCGCGGAAGGCCgggaaggaggaggacaagCGGCCGCCGTCATTTCCGCCGCCGATACGGTCGGTCGGGGAGGGGCGATTCGTGCTGATGCAGGTGGTGATCTCCGGGAGGGAGCTCCTGCAGGCGTCGCGCAATAACATCGCGTCTCTACGCCGCCGATCTGTTTGTTGCCCCTTGCATCTGTACTCTATAAACGGATATGACACTTGAGAATCTATACCTTGTGTTATTATCTAACTCCGATCGTACAACTAATTTTCACGCGGATCTCAAGAGGATTTGAGGTTTGGGGAGGTCGGATTCAGTGTTTGGGGAAGTCGGTTGTGAGCTTGGGTGGAGCAGCAAGCGCACCGGCGTTACCATTTGTGCGGGGACAGGGACGAAGACGATAGGATTCCCGAGGCTTCCTGAAACGCTCAACGAGGCGCTCACCGACCGATCCCGATCTGACGGCCCACGAATTCTTGCAGACGTGGCTCAACGCCTGATCGAGAAAGCCACGCGCTTTTAGGTAGGTAGAAGATAATGCTCCAAATGATTTAGGGTTATCTCTGTTTGAGAATTCTTTGGAGTGAGCCCCGAAGAATTCTTTTACTAGTTATCTGCCCTGCGATTGAGGGCTCGTAACCTGATACCTCAGTGTTCTGGAGCTGTATCATTTTCAACTGTTGATGTTCTCATGGAAATAATGTAGAAGTGTTATAGAGAATAATAATGTGTTGTTACCTAATGCATGATCGAAAGTTCTTCTCTTTTGGTCGAAGTAGGGATCGAGATCCAAATATTGTTATCTTGTGAAATTAAAGCGATTTATAACCTAGTGGTAATTAACTTCAAGTCCTCATTATTAAATTATCAAAACGAtgaaatatttttcttacaaaaataatgatcaaatgTTTAATTTTCAGCTTGTGCTGTTAAGTGAACGTTGAATGCCCACTAACATATTTTCTAGAATAAGATTATAACATTGCTTTGCCCAGACTTGCACAGCACAATTTGTTACCCCGACCGAGCGTTTAATTCGCAATTAACCACGCTCTCCCGACCACACTACAAAGCTAGTAATAACAAACTTCCATTAATTCATGTTCATTCTAGCTAAAAAACTACCTTAAGATATGAGAAACGCACAGGTACATTAAGCACAATCTAAAATTAGCCCACAAttaagagaaagagagagagagagagtagagaaCTCTAAAAATTAAGCACAATCTAAAATTAGCCCAC
Coding sequences:
- the LOC133902974 gene encoding uncharacterized protein LOC133902974 translates to MQLFPVRARRPFAGVPGTVSLICMRALCLRCTDDAASTRTTTHEKLRALVLGSFNLKARVLRSIACSPEATTPLTIIYEGRAFMFENFPTDKAKELIQLAGSWSTAQAPEKGAPVVLEKPVASEPSEGLDQPPIARKASV